Genomic segment of Runella rosea:
GGTGGTTTGTAAGAATGTTATTGTTCCGCTTTTGGCGTGGTTACTTTTTTTGGAATTTGTGTTTTCTTCAGAAGCCGATAGGGGAGGCGTACTTCCCAAAATGGCCCCTGTAAACAAACCTGATTGGAGGAATTTGCGGCGAGAAGGCATCATTGATAAAGGTTTAGATTAAAATCCTGCTTTGATGTATGACCAACCTTCCTCTTGCCTGAGTACAATTTCTGCCAGCCCGACGGGGACAAAAATGGACGCTGGTAAAATCTGGTTTTTGGCTATTTTTCGTTGTTTAAGGGTATTTTCACACACGGCAAAAATGATTCCTCGTTCTTTTAGAAGTTCAATTTCTTTGCTCAGGATAGCTTCATCTTTTTTCATAAAACCTACCCCAGCATTGTGAACAACAACTTCTATTTTGGCGGTTTTCCAATAATCCAAGACGTTACCCAGTTGTTTAACCAGAGCTTTATGCACAAGGGTATCAGCGGAGGCCAAGTGAAATACGATTCGATGTTCTTTCTCCGACGTTTGTCCAATGGCCTGATTGGCAAACAAAATACCCGTGAAGGCAAAAATAAAAAGGACTGATTTCATAGGGAGGCGAGGCTAGGTTTTTGGGATTTATTGGCTTTGTGTTTCTCTTTCCAATCCTTGATGGGCTTGTAAGGACCATATTTATGCTGGGCTTCCGTAAACGGGTCGGAGTAGGGCCCAAATGGATGATCGAAGGGTTTGCCGTTGATGTTGGGCCAATCCTTGCTTAGGTCTTTGGTAGGTCGTGGCATGGAATTAACATACGCGGCTACGTCCCAAGCTTCTTCGTCCGTGAGCTGGGCATTTTTGTAGGTGACTCCAAAAGGCATGTTGTATTTTACATAGCCCGCAAAGTTGGAGATGCGGTACAAACCCGCGCCGATATTGTAGCTGTTGGGCCCCCAAAGCGGCGGAAATGTATAGCTTTTACCGTCGGCGGCCAACACACCTTCGCCTTTTGCCTGATGGCAACTTTGGCATTTTTGTTCATACACTACTTTTCCCAAAACGGGGTCGGTGGCTCTTTTGAGCCCTTTCAGCTTATAAATTCCTGAGCCTTTGGGCGCTTTATTTTTTGAAACTCCCGTGCCCAACCATTCGATGTAGGCCAAAATGGCCTTCATTTCGCGGCTTGTTGAGTCGGGGGCTTTTCCGTTGAGGCTGCGCTCAAAGCAATCGCTGACGCGTTTTACTTGATTTTCGCTGGTTCCCGAACGTTCGCGAAATTTGGGATAGGTAGCTTGTACGGCAAAATAGTTGTTTCCCCAAGGCTGAGCGCCTGCTTGCAAATGGCAGTTTTGGCAATTCATGCCGTTAGAAATTGGCTTTACACTCCCTTTAGGGCCCAGATAATCAGCAGTATGGGCAATGAGCTCTTTGCCGTAATTGATTAAATTTTGTTGTTCTGCGTTGAATTTAGACTTTTGCCAATCGGCGGGGCCGGGCCAAAGACCCACAAAGTTTGAATCGGGTTTTACATAGTTGGCTATTTCAACAATGGGTTCGTCATTGTTTGAATCCCCAACAACCAGAATATATCCTAAAAAGAACATTAAACCAGCAGATGTCAGCAGTAAGATTAACAGAATTTTGAGTGAGCGTAATAACGTTTCTATGAGGTTGTTGGACTCCATGATTGCCAAATTGTTGTGAAAGGCGGTGGGACAAAATTAGCGGTATTCAACTTCTTTCAATGTGATATATGTTACATATCAATGAAAAAATTGAATAAAAAGATGAATGTGTGAGATGTCAAAATAGTTAGCTAAAAATATAGAGTTTCTTCTAACGAGTGGTTAAAGTTGCGCTATTTTATCCATTTTAGCGCAATACTTCGTAGGAGCAAAAGCCAAGGGGTTAAATGCAAAAAAAAATCAAACCAATCCATCGGTTTCATACCTACGGCTCCGCCGAGTATCCACCGAATTTTGCCGAATAGGTGCGGCTCTGGAAGAAAAGGCGCTAATCCTAACGTCAGACTTGCTATGAGCCAAAGTTGCCAATTGTTGAGCGTATTTTTCATTTTTCTGTTGTTTTATCACAAAAATCGGGGTTATTACTTTCTTACATCGTGATATATGTTACAAAAAAAAGGGAGAACGATTAATTCGTTCTCCCTTGGAAAAGAAGTGGTTGATTTACAATAAAGTAGAAGGGCAAACGTATTCGGTCAATGGTAGTTTTCCCGCGTTTTTGAGGGCCGCAAAACCACCCGCTACATCCACCAAATTGTCAAAGCCCCGAGCTTTCAAAATTGAAATGGCAATCATAGAGCGATACCCACCCGCACAATGAATATAACAGGTCTTGTCGGATGGAATTTGGGCCATGTGGTCATTCAGAAAATCAAGTGGCAAATTTTCAACGCCCACCATGTGCTCGGCGTCGTATTCGCTCTTTTTACGCACATCAAACACCGTCAGCGATGGATTTTCGGTAAATAAATCCGAAAACGTTTGGGCAGAAATAGAGGTGACGCTGTCCAACTCAAGACCTGCCGCTTGCCAAGCGGCCATGCCGCCCTGCAAGTATCCCACGCATTTGTCGTAGCCTACACGTGCCAAACGCGTGATGGTTTCTTCTTCTTTGCCCGCTTCGGTCACCAACAAAATCGGTTGTTTTAAATCGGGAATAAGCGTACCTACCCACGAAGCAAACTGCCCGTCTAGGCCGATATTGATGGCATTTGGTATAAATCCTTTGGCAAAAGTTTGGGCTTCGCGAACGTCCAAAATCAAGGCTTCGGTTTCGTTGGCGGCGGCTTCAAACGCGGCGGGTGTCAGCGCCTGACTTCCGCGCTGCATGACATCTTCGAGGCTTTCGTAGCCTTGAATGTTCATCAATACATTTTGGGGAAAATAGGCAGGGGGAGGAACCAGCCCCGTTAAAATCTCTTTTATGAATTGTTCTTTGGTCAGATTCAAATTGAGTGCATAGTTGAACAACTTTTGGTTGCCGAGGGTGTCGGTGGTTTCTTTGCTCATTTTTTTGCCGCAAGCGCTGCCAGCACCGTGGCCCGGATAGACGATAATGTCGTTGGCCAACGGAATGATTTTGGTGCGGAGAGAATCGTAAAGATGCCCCGCCAGTTTTTCTTCCGTCAAATCGCTGATGACGTGCTGTGCCAAATCGGGGCGGCCTACATCCCCGATAAACAGGGTGTCGCCCGTGAAAATGGCCGTTTCTTTGCCGTTTTCATCAATCAATAAAAAACAGGTTGATTCCATCGTATGGCCGGGCGTATGAATGGCCTTGATTTTTACATTGCCCAACTGAAATTCTTCCCCGTCTTTGGCAACGTAGGCTGTGTATGCGGGCTTGGCGGTGGGTCCAAAAACAATGGTGGCGCCCGTAGCGTTGGATAAATCAATGTGTCCCGAGACAAAATCGGCGTGGAAGTGGGTTTCGAACACGTATTTTATGTCAACGCCTTCTTTTTTGGCGCGCTCTACATAGGCTTTGGTATCACGAAGGGGATCGATGACGGCGGCTTCGCCGTTTGATTCAATATAATAGGCGGCTTCGGCTAAACAACCCGTGTAAATTTGTTCTACTTTCATGTCTTTTGAGGAAGTTTATTTTGCTGATTTAATAGAACAAAATTACCGCCCGTCGGTAGCCTTTTCTGTAACTTTTAGCACACAGAAATACTGATTGATGTCAGCTTTTAAGTCATTTAATTGAACCAAAAACCCATAAAAAAATCCCCGATGCGTTGGCATCGGGGATTAGTAAGAAAATAGGGTGGGTTAACAAGCGGCAGCTTCGACCAATTCGGTTGCGGTCAGATTTCCTTTCGAGACCCATTCGTTCATGCCTGCCGAATAGTTTTTTACGTTTTTGAATCCGTTTTTGACCAAAAGTGAATACCCAATGGCGGCCCGGTCTCCGCCCTGACAATGGATGACCACTTGCTTATCTCTACTGATTTTATCCAAATTGGAGAGAATCGTTCCGATAAAAATATTCTCGACTCCTTCGATGTGTTCGGTATTGTATTCCGACACTCCGCGCAGGTCGATTACTTGCGTATCTTCTCGGTCAAGGTAGGATTTGAATTCGTCGATTTCAATGATTTCGCTTTTTTGGAGCGGTATTTCAAGGGCGTTTACGTCGTCAATGTACCCAAGCACGTTGTCTAAGCCAATGCGCATCAGTTTGCGGGTGAGGTCTTCGATTTGGCCGTCGTTGGCCACCAGCATAAACGGCTCTTCGTAATTCACAAACCAGCCCATCCACGTGGCAAAGGCGTTGTTTCCCTGAATGTTGATGCTTCCAGGAATAAAACCTTTGGCAAAATCAACTTTATTTCGGGTATCAATCAGTTTGATGCCTTTTTCCATGGCGGCTTTTACCGCATCACCAGAGAGTTTTGTTTGTGTTGGTACTTGCGTAAGCAACGGACGCTCGACTTTGTTGAGTTTTTTCATCATGGCAAAGTACTTGGGCGGCTCAGGTTGGTCAGCGAGCAGGTAGTCTACAAATCCTTTTTGGTCATCGTCGTGCTGAAACGCCCAATTTCGAATTTTTTCGTAACCCACCGTTGAGCTAGGAACCGCGCCAAGTGCTTTTCCGCAGGCCGAACCCGCTCCGTGGCCTGGCCAAACCTGCAAATAATCGGGTAGAGCGGCAAATTTTTGAATAGAATGATACATTTGAAGCGCACCAGCATCTTGTGTTCCTTTCATGCCTGCGGCTTTTTCCAATAAATCTGGACGACCGATGTCACCCACGAAAACGAAATCGCCCGTAAACAGCATCACTGGTTTGGCACTTGCGGGTTTGTCGGTCAATAAGAAACTGATACTTTCTGGGGTGTGGCCAGGGGTGTGAATAACTTCAAATGTAAGGTTTCCAACCTTGATGACACTCCCGTTTTTCAGACCAATGTGGTCAAACTCGTATTCCCAACCTTCGCCACCTTCATCGGAGAGGAACATTTTAGCGCCCGTAATGGCGGCCAATTCGCGGGCTCCCGAAAGAAAATCGGCGTGAATGTGAGTCTCGGTGATATGGGTGATGCGCAAACCATTTTGTTTGGCAATTTCAAGGTACGTATCTACATCTCTTTTGGGGTCAATGACCATGGACTCACCCGTTCTTTGGCAACCGATAAGGTAACTTGCTTGGGCTAGGGTTTTGTCATAAATATGTTGAAAGAACATGGTTGTTTTGTGTTAAGATGAATATTGTTGAATTAATGATACAAAGTTAGATTGAGGCGGTGCTCTGTACTGTGACAATTATTACATAAGCCACATTTTATTTGATTATTTAAAGAAAATTTCTTTTGAAATAATCCCGATGCCCATCACGAGTACAAACCAGCCAAACGCTCTTTTAAGCTTCTCGCTCGGGACGAACTTTGAGAGGTAAGACCCTACAAAGATGCCGACGACGGAGAATCCGGTAAATTCAAGTAGAAATGGCCAATCGACGGGGAGATTGGATACGTCGCCGATGAACCCGATGAGTGATTTTGCCGCAATGATAAGGAGGGAAGTTCCTACGGCCATTTTCATGGGTAAATGCGCTAAAACTACCAACGCGGGAATGATTAAAAAGCCACCTCCAGCCCCCACGAGGCCCGTTAATGCCCCCACGACTGCTCCTTCAAGTCCGATGACAGGGTAGTTGAATTTCAATTCACCAGCTTCTTCGTTTTTATGCTTTTTCTTCTCCTTAATCATTGAATACGAAGCGGCCAACATCACAATGGCAAAAAATATCATGATGCCGATATTTTTGGTGACCTCAAATCCTCCTACCGAAAATAATGAATCAGGAATGGCAGGAACAAGGTATTTACGGGTTAGAAAAACAGTGATAAAAGAAGGAATGGCGAAAACCAGCGCGGCGCGATAATTGACCAATTCTTTGCGCATATAATTGACGGAGCCAACCAAGGATGTAGTACCGACCACGAAAAGGGAGTACGCTGTTGAGAGAACAGGGTTGATGCCCAATAAATAAACCAAAACGGGTAAAGTAAGAATGCTGCCGCCGCCACCGATAAGCCCGAGACTTATTCCGATAAAAATGGAGGCAGAAAAACCAAAAATTTCAATTGAGCTCATTTTCTTTTGCAGTGAGTTGTTGAATGACTCTGCAAAAGTAGAAGGTCAAAAAGGGCCTTACCGTGATAATTGTCACATAGCCAAAGAAAGTTTTAAGAAAAACGGGAAGATTTTCAGAGGGACTTGCAGGAAGGTTAAGTTGCTTATTTTTGGATTGTTAGGCCTTATCAATGAGGTCCTTCTTTTTTTTTTCGTTGGTTTGAATGGAATCTTTTCCGTTTTCAATTTCTACTTCTTTGACGGTGATGGCGTACGCATTGGGATAAATGGCCGAGCCAAATTTCATGGCGTAGGCCTTCGTAAACTCGGCCCCAAAATACAGAATCAAAGAAGAATAATAGATCCAAACCAACAAAATAGCCATGGAGCCAGCGGCGCCGTACATGCTGCCGATGTTGGTTTTGCTGATGTAGAAGGAAATACCAAACTTGCCGAGCATAAATAAAAGGGCGGTGAGCATTGAACCCGCCAATACATCGTGCCATTTGATTTTGGCATCGGGCAAAACCCTAAAAATAACTGCAAATAGTAAGCTGATAACGATAAACGTAAGTGCCTGATTTAGAATGTAAAATGCCACAATAGTGACTTCAGGAAAGGCGGCCTGCAACCGATTGTTAAATTCGTCTAAGATGGTCGTAACGGCTAATGATACCACCAGCAAAAAACCAAGACTTACAATGACCGAAAAGGATAAAAAACGATTTTGGATGATTTTCAACCATCCTTTTTTGGGCTTGGCTTTGATACCCCATATTTTATTGATGGAGTCCTGAATTTCGGCAAAGATACCCGTGGCTCCTACCAACAACGTGGCCACACCGATGGCGGCAGCGGTGGTACTTTTACCGCTTATGGCAGCCTTCTTGATGATTTCCTGTAATTCTATGGCCGTATCTTTGCCCAGAAAACTGTCTAACTGCGCATAAATTTGCCCTTCGATGGCTTCGCGTCCCAAAAAAATACCGCAAAAAGAAATGATAACCACCAACAATGGCCCTACCGAAAATACCGTAAAATACGCCAGCGAGCCGCCGAGTTTCGTCACATTGTCGTCTAAAAACCCATTGAATGAATTTAGCAAGACTTCCCACAATCCTTTAAGCGTGATTTTTCGCGTCATTGAATTCGTTTTTTAGTAGATGGGGTAAAACGAAATTAAAATACCATACCAGTGCGGCCCCTAATTATGTCTTAAATCCAAATCATCCAACGACGTATAAGACAGGGAATACTTTTGCGAATTCAGGATATTTAGCTCAATGAGACTTTCTTGGATGGTATTTTGAAATACCTCAATGAGCGAAAAAATAAGTGGTTTATCGAAGTTATGTGTCGAAAACCGGATGTTGCGGGCGCGGTTTATTGTCGAGATAAAGTGCATTATTTTCCCTTTATTTTGTGCCATCATTTCTTTCAGAAATAGAATGGTTAAGGGGTGCTTTAAAAAAGTATTGGTGGTAGGGATGCCATCCTTTCCGTAGAAACTATTGGTATGTTTTAATGAAGGATTTTGTTCTAGGTTTTCGATTTCTTCGTTATTGATTAATAGTTCAATGGTCAGGTTTTGATTTTTTATCTCTTTATAAAGCTCGTATGAGGCAGATTCGGGGGTTAAATCTTTGTTGATGCAGACTGTGTGGGTAGAAGGAAATTCCTGTTGGATAGTGCTACAAGCTTTTTGTAATAAATCTGATTTGGTATCTACCAATACCAAACTGTATCCTTCTCGTGCCAGAATGCGCGCAAAAGATTCTCCAATTTTACCCGTAGCCCGGGTGATGAGTGCATATATTAACGTGGAGTTATTCATTTTTTATCCGTTTAAAAGTTATCAATTGGTCAGAAAACTTTATTCTAACCAGTCTATCTCATTGTAAAAGCGGCGTAAAAAATGTTCGATATGTATTCAGGTTTTATGTTTATTTTGATTTAAAATGAGCTTTCCTCATTAGTGATTATTTCCCCATATAAATTTTTGTGCTCAGTCAAAAAAAACCTTAAAAACAGCCGATTAAGATTGATTTTAAGGTTTCTGAATCATTTTATAGTGAGTAAAATATTCCCCGTTGTGCAAATAAATTCCCAGTGTAGGTTCATGTTATATGTTGAATATAGGTGCTAAAATAGTTTGAACGCGTAGCTTAAAGCCCTGTTAAGTAAACGATAAATAGGATTTAGTACTCCTCAGAAAACAGATTTTTAGGAGTGAGAAAAGTCAGTTTTCCCCATGATTAGCTTCATAGGGAGGAAGTTCCTATTTTAGTATCTTACTTTTCTAAATAAATAGCGTTTGGGCACTTTTACCAGTTTCCAAACTGTGTCAAAAACATGAGTACATATTCATTAGCAGGTTTCGCCGACGATTTCAATGGATTTACGGCCGAGTATTCCAAGCGCGTGGCGTATTTCTCGATGGAATTTGCCATTCATCAACCCTTAAAAACGTACTCAGGAGGGTTGGGCTTTTTGGCGGGCTCGCACCTACGGGGGGCCTATGCGCTTAAGCAAAACCTCATTGGAGTTGGTATTTTATGGAAGTATGGCTACTATGACCAAATCAGAAAAGCTGACCAGACCATGGATGTTTTGTTTATGGAAAAACATTATGGTTTTCTCGTAAAACTAAACGTTACGGTGCAGGTGCTGATTAACAATGCACCCGTGTGGGTAGGGGCGTACTATTTGCCCCCTTCGGTTTTTGGCACTGCGCCCCTTTTTCTGTTGACCACGGATTTGCCACAAAATGATTATTTGGCCCAAACCATTACGCACCGGCTTTATGACCCGAATCCCGAAACCCGCATTGCGGCTTATACGGTGCTGGGTATTGGGGGGGCAAAGTTGCTGGATGCCCTCAATTTAACCCCAGACATATATCATTTGAATGAAAGCCACCCATTGCCATTGGCTTTTTATTTGTATTCAAAATTCAACAGCATTGAAGCGGTCAAAGAGCGCGTTGTGTTTACAACGCACACCCCCGAAGAGGCAGGTAATCCGCATTCGGATATTCGTTTACTTGACCGCATGGGCTTTTTTTATTATCTGCCTTTAGACAAAGTAAGGAGTATGACGGGGGTAGAAGGAGACTCTTTCAATCATGCACTGGGAGCTTTGCGACTGGCTCGACTCAGTAACGCCGTTTCTGCGATGCACGAAAAAATAAGTAACGCCATGTGGAAACATACGCCTGACATCAGTCCTATTATTCACATTACAAATGCCCAAAGCCAAGTTTATTGGGCGGATAATACCTACATGGAAGCGGCAAAAACGGGCAATGATGAATTTTTAAGAAATAAAAAGGCTGATTGGAAAAAGGAATTGTTTGAAGTAGTAGCCGACCAAACGGGCGAGATGTATGACCCAAATATCCTGACGATTGTTTGGGCAAGGCGGCTGACTGGGTATAAACGAGCCGATTTATTGCTCAATGATATGGAGCGCTTCGAGCGTTTGATTTCCAATACCCGCTATCCTATCCAACTGATTTGGGCGGGTAAACCTTACCCCTACGATTATGTAGGCATTAGCCAATTTGACCGACTTGTGCATTTGTCAAAGCGCTACGTGAATTGTTCGGTGTTGGTAGGCTACGAACTTTCGTTGTCGAAAATGCTAAAAAGGGGAGGAGACGTGTGGCTTAATACGCCGCGTATCACCCACGAAGCTTCAGGAACCAGCGGCATGACAGCCATTATGAACGGCGCGTTGTTGTGTTCAACAAATGATGGCTGGGTACCTGAATTTGCCATAAACGGCCAGAATGCTTTTATCTTACCCGAGGCCGATGTAAACAGCCCGACCCACGAGCAGGACGATTTTGATGCAAAAAACCTGTTTGATTACCTTGAAAACAAGATTTTGCCGCTTTATTACGAAACGCCCGATGCTTGGTGGACGATTGTAAAAGCTGGAATAAATGAAATAAACCCGCGTTTTGATGCACTTCGGTTGGCGACGGAGTACTACGAACGGCTTTATAAATCCTAATTTGATACAACCTATTAAAAACCATCTACTATGCTGACTGAACTTTCAACGGAAATTATAGACCACATGCTGCACAATCAATATTTCGGGCGAATTGGGTGCTCGGCAGAAAACAGAACATTGATTGAACCAGTCATGTTTTTTTACGATGGGCTTTACATTTACGGCATTACACGGGCAGGAACCAAAATTGATATGGTAAGAAAAAACCCGAATGTAGCTTTCGAAATTGATGAAATGATCAGCCCGGGTGTTTGGCATAGTGTGTTGATTGAAGGAGAATTTGAGGAATTACACGATGAACTGCGCGACTCTGCCCTGTATCTACTCAAAAACCGAAAAGTGCCTGTATTTGCCAACGAAAAACCTGGAACCTTAACTCAAAATCCAACGGAAACTGAGAAAACGGTGCAGCCTATCGTGTACCGAATTCATATTAAATCAAAAGCAGGCCGTAGTCTTAGGCTTTAGTCAGTCAACTGATTTTTTACCGCTTTGATAATTGTCGGGGCATCCGACATGCCAATTTGACGCCAAACTTCAACGCCCCGCTGCACTAGTACAAAGGTGGG
This window contains:
- a CDS encoding MBL fold metallo-hydrolase encodes the protein MFFQHIYDKTLAQASYLIGCQRTGESMVIDPKRDVDTYLEIAKQNGLRITHITETHIHADFLSGARELAAITGAKMFLSDEGGEGWEYEFDHIGLKNGSVIKVGNLTFEVIHTPGHTPESISFLLTDKPASAKPVMLFTGDFVFVGDIGRPDLLEKAAGMKGTQDAGALQMYHSIQKFAALPDYLQVWPGHGAGSACGKALGAVPSSTVGYEKIRNWAFQHDDDQKGFVDYLLADQPEPPKYFAMMKKLNKVERPLLTQVPTQTKLSGDAVKAAMEKGIKLIDTRNKVDFAKGFIPGSINIQGNNAFATWMGWFVNYEEPFMLVANDGQIEDLTRKLMRIGLDNVLGYIDDVNALEIPLQKSEIIEIDEFKSYLDREDTQVIDLRGVSEYNTEHIEGVENIFIGTILSNLDKISRDKQVVIHCQGGDRAAIGYSLLVKNGFKNVKNYSAGMNEWVSKGNLTATELVEAAAC
- a CDS encoding c-type cytochrome: MESNNLIETLLRSLKILLILLLTSAGLMFFLGYILVVGDSNNDEPIVEIANYVKPDSNFVGLWPGPADWQKSKFNAEQQNLINYGKELIAHTADYLGPKGSVKPISNGMNCQNCHLQAGAQPWGNNYFAVQATYPKFRERSGTSENQVKRVSDCFERSLNGKAPDSTSREMKAILAYIEWLGTGVSKNKAPKGSGIYKLKGLKRATDPVLGKVVYEQKCQSCHQAKGEGVLAADGKSYTFPPLWGPNSYNIGAGLYRISNFAGYVKYNMPFGVTYKNAQLTDEEAWDVAAYVNSMPRPTKDLSKDWPNINGKPFDHPFGPYSDPFTEAQHKYGPYKPIKDWKEKHKANKSQKPSLASL
- a CDS encoding SDR family NAD(P)-dependent oxidoreductase; translated protein: MNNSTLIYALITRATGKIGESFARILAREGYSLVLVDTKSDLLQKACSTIQQEFPSTHTVCINKDLTPESASYELYKEIKNQNLTIELLINNEEIENLEQNPSLKHTNSFYGKDGIPTTNTFLKHPLTILFLKEMMAQNKGKIMHFISTINRARNIRFSTHNFDKPLIFSLIEVFQNTIQESLIELNILNSQKYSLSYTSLDDLDLRHN
- a CDS encoding pyridoxamine 5'-phosphate oxidase family protein yields the protein MLTELSTEIIDHMLHNQYFGRIGCSAENRTLIEPVMFFYDGLYIYGITRAGTKIDMVRKNPNVAFEIDEMISPGVWHSVLIEGEFEELHDELRDSALYLLKNRKVPVFANEKPGTLTQNPTETEKTVQPIVYRIHIKSKAGRSLRL
- the glgP gene encoding alpha-glucan family phosphorylase, with protein sequence MSTYSLAGFADDFNGFTAEYSKRVAYFSMEFAIHQPLKTYSGGLGFLAGSHLRGAYALKQNLIGVGILWKYGYYDQIRKADQTMDVLFMEKHYGFLVKLNVTVQVLINNAPVWVGAYYLPPSVFGTAPLFLLTTDLPQNDYLAQTITHRLYDPNPETRIAAYTVLGIGGAKLLDALNLTPDIYHLNESHPLPLAFYLYSKFNSIEAVKERVVFTTHTPEEAGNPHSDIRLLDRMGFFYYLPLDKVRSMTGVEGDSFNHALGALRLARLSNAVSAMHEKISNAMWKHTPDISPIIHITNAQSQVYWADNTYMEAAKTGNDEFLRNKKADWKKELFEVVADQTGEMYDPNILTIVWARRLTGYKRADLLLNDMERFERLISNTRYPIQLIWAGKPYPYDYVGISQFDRLVHLSKRYVNCSVLVGYELSLSKMLKRGGDVWLNTPRITHEASGTSGMTAIMNGALLCSTNDGWVPEFAINGQNAFILPEADVNSPTHEQDDFDAKNLFDYLENKILPLYYETPDAWWTIVKAGINEINPRFDALRLATEYYERLYKS
- a CDS encoding DsrE family protein, which gives rise to MKSVLFIFAFTGILFANQAIGQTSEKEHRIVFHLASADTLVHKALVKQLGNVLDYWKTAKIEVVVHNAGVGFMKKDEAILSKEIELLKERGIIFAVCENTLKQRKIAKNQILPASIFVPVGLAEIVLRQEEGWSYIKAGF
- a CDS encoding YihY/virulence factor BrkB family protein is translated as MTRKITLKGLWEVLLNSFNGFLDDNVTKLGGSLAYFTVFSVGPLLVVIISFCGIFLGREAIEGQIYAQLDSFLGKDTAIELQEIIKKAAISGKSTTAAAIGVATLLVGATGIFAEIQDSINKIWGIKAKPKKGWLKIIQNRFLSFSVIVSLGFLLVVSLAVTTILDEFNNRLQAAFPEVTIVAFYILNQALTFIVISLLFAVIFRVLPDAKIKWHDVLAGSMLTALLFMLGKFGISFYISKTNIGSMYGAAGSMAILLVWIYYSSLILYFGAEFTKAYAMKFGSAIYPNAYAITVKEVEIENGKDSIQTNEKKKKDLIDKA
- a CDS encoding sulfite exporter TauE/SafE family protein, encoding MSSIEIFGFSASIFIGISLGLIGGGGSILTLPVLVYLLGINPVLSTAYSLFVVGTTSLVGSVNYMRKELVNYRAALVFAIPSFITVFLTRKYLVPAIPDSLFSVGGFEVTKNIGIMIFFAIVMLAASYSMIKEKKKHKNEEAGELKFNYPVIGLEGAVVGALTGLVGAGGGFLIIPALVVLAHLPMKMAVGTSLLIIAAKSLIGFIGDVSNLPVDWPFLLEFTGFSVVGIFVGSYLSKFVPSEKLKRAFGWFVLVMGIGIISKEIFFK
- a CDS encoding MBL fold metallo-hydrolase, whose protein sequence is MKVEQIYTGCLAEAAYYIESNGEAAVIDPLRDTKAYVERAKKEGVDIKYVFETHFHADFVSGHIDLSNATGATIVFGPTAKPAYTAYVAKDGEEFQLGNVKIKAIHTPGHTMESTCFLLIDENGKETAIFTGDTLFIGDVGRPDLAQHVISDLTEEKLAGHLYDSLRTKIIPLANDIIVYPGHGAGSACGKKMSKETTDTLGNQKLFNYALNLNLTKEQFIKEILTGLVPPPAYFPQNVLMNIQGYESLEDVMQRGSQALTPAAFEAAANETEALILDVREAQTFAKGFIPNAINIGLDGQFASWVGTLIPDLKQPILLVTEAGKEEETITRLARVGYDKCVGYLQGGMAAWQAAGLELDSVTSISAQTFSDLFTENPSLTVFDVRKKSEYDAEHMVGVENLPLDFLNDHMAQIPSDKTCYIHCAGGYRSMIAISILKARGFDNLVDVAGGFAALKNAGKLPLTEYVCPSTLL